The following coding sequences are from one Mustela lutreola isolate mMusLut2 chromosome 5, mMusLut2.pri, whole genome shotgun sequence window:
- the MGAT1 gene encoding alpha-1,3-mannosyl-glycoprotein 2-beta-N-acetylglucosaminyltransferase yields MLKKQSAGLVLWGAVLFVAWNALLLLFFWTRPAPGRLPSDSALEEDPAGLTREVIRLAEDAEAELERQRGLLQQIREHHARWSRRWRAPSVAPPGPPRPPASTAPAVIPILVIACDRSTVRRCLDKLLHYRPSAELFPIIVSQDCGHEETARVIASYGSAITHIRQPDLSSIAVPPDHRKFQGYYKIARHYRWALGQVFRIFQFAAAVVVEDDLEVAPDFFEYFQATYPLLRADPSLWCVSAWNDNGKEQMVDAGKPELLYRTDFFPGLGWLLLAELWAELEPKWPRAFWDDWMRRPEQRQGRACVRPEISRTMTFGRKGVSHGQFFDQHLKFIKLNQHFVPFTQLDLSYLRQETYDRVFLARVYAAPLLQVEKVRTSERSELGEVRVQYTGRDSFKAFAKALGVMDDLKSGVPRAGYRGIVSFLFRGRRVHLAPPQTWEGYDPSWN; encoded by the coding sequence ATGCTGAAGAAGCAGTCCGCAGGGCTGGTGCTGTGGGGTGCCGTCCTCTTCGTGGCCTGGAACGCCCTGCTGCTGCTCTTCTTCTGGACGCGCCCGGCGCCTGGCAGGCTGCCCTCGGACAGCGCTCTCGAGGAGGACCCAGCTGGCCTCACACGTGAGGTGATCCGCCTGGCCGAGGACGCTGAGGCCGAGCTGGAGCGGCAGCGGGGGCTGCTGCAGCAGATCCGTGAGCACCATGCTCGCTGGAGCCGGCGGTGGCGGGCGCCCTCGGTCGCCCCGCCCGGGCCGCCGCGCCCGCCCGCGTCCACCGCGCCTGCCGTGATCCCCATCCTGGTCATCGCGTGTGACCGCAGCACAGTGCGGCGCTGCCTGGACAAGCTGCTGCACTACCGGCCGTCGGCGGAGCTCTTCCCCATCATCGTCAGCCAGGACTGCGGGCACGAAGAGACTGCACGAGTCATCGCCTCGTACGGCAGCGCCATCACGCACATTCGGCAGCCGGACCTGAGCAGCATCGCCGTGCCCCCCGACCACCGCAAGTTCCAGGGCTACTACAAGATCGCGCGCCACTACCGCTGGGCACTGGGCCAGGTGTTCCGCATCTTCCAGTTCGCGGCCGCCGTGGTGGTGGAGGACGACCTGGAGGTGGCCCCGGACTTCTTCGAGTACTTCCAGGCCACCTACCCGCTGCTGCGCGCCGACCCGTCCCTCTGGTGCGTGTCGGCCTGGAACGACAACGGCAAGGAGCAGATGGTGGACGCCGGCAAGCCCGAGCTGCTCTACCGCACCGACTTCTTCCCGGGCCTCGGCTGGCTGCTGCTGGCCGAGCTCTGGGCCGAGCTGGAGCCCAAGTGGCCACGGGCCTTCTGGGATGATTGGATGCGCCGGCCGGAGCAGCGGCAGGGCCGGGCCTGCGTGCGCCCCGAGATCTCCAGAACGATGACCTTTGGCCGCAAGGGCGTCAGCCACGGGCAGTTCTTCGACCAGCATCTCAAGTTCATCAAGCTGAACCAGCACTTCGTGCCCTTCACCCAGCTGGACCTATCCTACCTGCGACAGGAGACCTACGACAGAGTTTTCCTGGCCCGCGTCTACGCGGCGCCCCTGCTGCAGGTGGAGAAGGTGAGGACCAGTGAGCGCAGCGAGCTGGGGGAGGTGCGTGTGCAGTACACCGGCAGGGACAGCTTCAAGGCCTTTGCGAAAGCCTTGGGTGTCATGGACGACCTCAAGTCTGGCGTCCCCAGGGCCGGCTACCGGGGCATCGTCAGCTTCCTGTTCCGGGGCCGCCGTGTTCACCTGGCCCCCCCGCAGACCTGGGAGGGCTACGATCCGAGCTGGAATTAG